One genomic region from Quercus robur chromosome 4, dhQueRobu3.1, whole genome shotgun sequence encodes:
- the LOC126720477 gene encoding guanine nucleotide exchange factor SPIKE 1-like, protein MMAASHSISTDYGKLDCITAILMSFFSRNQPVSFWKALFSVFNNVFDLHGGTLMARENDRFLKQVTFHLLRLAVFRNESVRKRAVIGLQILVKSSFYCFMQTARLRVMLIITLSELMSDVQVTQMKPDGTLEESGEARRLRKSLEEMSDEGKRPNLLRECGLSDSALVTIPERSEENRWSWSEVKYLSDSLLLALDGSLEHALLGSVMTMDRYAAAESFYKLAMAFAPVPDLHIMWLLHLCDAYQEMQSWAEAAQCAVAVAAVVMQALVARNDGVWSKDHVTALRKICPMVSNEITSEASADEVEGYGASKLTVDSAVKYLKLANKLFSQAELYHFCASILELVIPVYKSRRAYGQLAKCHTLLTTIYESILEQESSPIPFTDATYYRVGFYGDRFGKLDRKEYVYREPRDVRLGDIMETLSHIYESRMDGNHSLHIIPDSRQVKADELQPGVCYLQITAVDAVMEDEDLGSRRERIFSLSTGDFSPSLQNYPITSLPFSRSFDNVVALFVFGSA, encoded by the exons ATGATGGCTGCCTCCCATAGCATCTCTACTGACTATGGAAAACTTGATTGTATCACAGCCATATTAATGAGCTTCTTTTCCCGAAATCAACCTGTGTCTTTCTGGAAAGCTTTGTTTTCTGTCTTCAACAATGTCTTTGATCTTCATGGAGGAACTCTAATGGCAAGGGAAAATGATCGTTTCTTAAAGCAAGTGACTTTCCATCTACTTCGACTTGCAGTTTTCCGAAATGAAAGCGTCAGGAAAAGGGCTGTTATTGGGCTCCAGATACTTGTGAAG AGTTCCTTCTATTGCTTCATGCAGACAGCGAGGTTGAGGGTCATGCTGATTATCACATTATCAGAGCTGATGTCTGATGTGCAAGTGACTCAGATGAAGCCTGACGGAACGCTAGAGGAAAGTGGTGAAGCACGACGGCTTAGAAAGTCTTTGGAGGAAATGTCAGATGAAGGTAAAAGGCCCAACCTATTGAGGGAGTGTGGACTTTCTGATAGTGCTCTGGTAACAATTCCAGAAAGATCGGAAGAGAACAGGTGGTCCTGGTCAGAGGTGAAATATCTCTCTGATAGTCTTCTTCTTGCCCTTGATGGAAGCTTGGAGCATGCACTATTG GGATCTGTGATGACTATGGATAGATATGCAGCTGCTGAAAGTTTCTACAAACTTGCAATGGCATTCGCGCCCGTCCCAGATCTTCACATAATGTGGTTGCTACATTTATGTGATGCATATCAGGAAATGCAGTCTTGGGCTGAAGCTGCCCAGTGTGCTGTGGCTGTTGCTGCTGTTGTGATGCAG GCCCTTGTGGCTAGAAATGATGGTGTTTGGAGCAAGGATCATGTAACTGCTCTTCGTAAAATTTGCCCAATGGTGAGCAATGAGATCACATCAGAGGCTTCTGCTGATGAGGTAGAGGGATATGGTGCTTCAAAGCTCACAGTTGACTCTGCAGTGAAGTACCTTAAGCTTGCTAATAAGCTTTTCTCTCAAGCTGAGCTCTATCACTTCTGTGCCAGCATTCTTGAGCTTGTAATTCCAGTTTATAAAAGCAGGAGGGCATATGGGCAGTTGGCTAAATGTCACACATTACTCACTACTATCTATGAATCAATTCTTGAGCAGGAATCAAGCCCAATTCCATTCACTGATGCCACATACTATCGGGTGGGATTCTATGGTGATAGATTTGGGAAGCTTGATAGAAAGGAGTATGTATACCGGGAGCCCCGTGACGTTCGGCTAGGTGACATAATGGAGACACTTAGTCATATATATGAGTCTAGGATGGATGGCAATCACAGTTTACACATTATTCCAGATTCGAGACAAGTGAAGGCAGACGAATTACAGCCTGGAGTCTGCTACCTGCAGATAACTGCTGTTGATGCAGTAATGGAGGATGAAGATTTGGGAAGTAGAAGGGAAAGGATCTTTTCACTTTCCACTGGAGATTTCAGTCCCTCACTGCAGAATTATCCCATTACATCCCTGCCATTCTCTCGCAGCTTTGACAATGTTGTAgcattatttgtttttggttctgCTTGA